The following is a genomic window from Desulfuromonas acetoxidans DSM 684.
ATACCGATAAAGTAGAGCGGTATCGCCTTGCCCAGAGTCAACTCCAGACGACGAATCGGCGTACTGATCAGTTGCTCCATCGTACCGGTCTCCCATTCACGGGCCACAGTAACACTGGCCAGCATGGATGCGATCACCACCATAACAATGGCAATAATGCCGGGAACGATATTGTAGGTGCTGACCAGGCCTTGGTTGTACCAGGCGCGCATATGACCTTCAACCTGCCCCACCTGGATTTCGCTGCCAAGATGACGACTGCGCTCGACCAGGACCTGCTGACTGTACAGCCAGCCCAACGCCTGGGCGTAACCAAGAGCCAATCGACCGATGTTGGCATCACTGCCGTCGACAATCAGTTGCACCTGAGCGGTCTTTCCTTGTTCAATATGGCGGGCAAAATCACGCTCGATGAGCAACGCCACCAGAATGCGGCGCTGGCGCATGGCGCTCTGAACTTCGTCGAGCGTTTGCAACGAGTGCTCAATAGAAAAATAGCTTGAACCGTCAAATTGACTGATCAGATCACGACTTTGTGGCGACATGGAGCGATCAATCACAGCCGTCGGCACCTG
Proteins encoded in this region:
- a CDS encoding ABC transporter permease, producing the protein MINLQRLKAVVVKEFIHILRDWRSLALAVAIPVLLLALFAYALNMDLKQVPTAVIDRSMSPQSRDLISQFDGSSYFSIEHSLQTLDEVQSAMRQRRILVALLIERDFARHIEQGKTAQVQLIVDGSDANIGRLALGYAQALGWLYSQQVLVERSRHLGSEIQVGQVEGHMRAWYNQGLVSTYNIVPGIIAIVMVVIASMLASVTVAREWETGTMEQLISTPIRRLELTLGKAIPLYFIGIVDVLIAAGLGQWLFDVPLRGEPALVLLVASVFLVGVLFYGLVLSIVLKKQVVANQIALITGFLPTLVLSGFVFTIANMPLPIRILSHIFPARYFIAMLRSIYLKGVGLEMMVSNFMLLTLYAAVMVFIANRALKLRLN